A genomic segment from Rhodamnia argentea isolate NSW1041297 unplaced genomic scaffold, ASM2092103v1 Rarg_v2.41, whole genome shotgun sequence encodes:
- the LOC125313463 gene encoding uncharacterized protein LOC125313463 isoform X2: MFQKFPPFVKIWKSVIFWLPIPIALCGVFLTCDVFLRRSYCDAAEPWQLGSQDAATPMMQGIIHLPGDITCISFSLVLRFFLPFFLTLCQWRFYYFPQTGFGKSTTTLEIIGTIFTRIFLVLMLIRNSHEVTHCAGSWEASSANHNVPPGGEGTSGANSGWTSILGSSAGENSEPSVNQPTPTCSSNQNMASPSSAPIEQPAPQHTPFPFLQEEGERGDLLRSLHRLVASQLKHSFERDLPRWRLSSTTELYDASAYRIMIYDMGISIPEDTKEDIKEWIHEVRSNPELLKSSYNDFKKGSYLV; this comes from the exons atgtttcaaaaatttccaccttttgtcaaaatttggaaaagtgTCATTTTCTGGTTACCAATTCCAATTGCTCTTTGTGGGGTATTCCTCACTTGTGATGTATTCCTCAGAAGGAGCTATTGTGATGCAGCGGAACCATGGCAATTAGGATCTCAAGACGCAGCAACACCTATGATGCAAGGAATTATACACTTGCCGGGCGATATAACATGTATCTCTTTTTCTCTGGTTCTACGTTTCTTCCTGCCTTTCTTTCTTACTTTATGTCAGTGGAGGTTCTACTATTTTCCGCAAACAGGGTTTGGCAAGAGCACAACTACTCTCGAGATTATCGGGACCATATTTACTCGTATCTTTCTGGTGCTGATGCTAATACGCAATTCCCATGAAGTAACTCACTGCGCCGGCTCCTGGGAAGCTTCTTCGGCTAATCACAATGTTCCCCCTGGCGGTGAGGGTACTTCTGGGGCCAACTCCGGCTGGAC ATCTATCCTAGGGAGCAGCGCTGGGGAAAACTCCGAACCCAGCGTGAATCAGCCAACGCCAACTTGCTCTTCAAATCAAAACATGGCTAGCCCGTCGTCTGCTCCAATTGAACAACCGGCCCCACAGCATACACCTTTCCCCTTCCTTCAAGAAGAGGGGGAGCGGGGGGATCTTCTCAGGTCTCTTCATAGGCTCGTAGCGTCTCAATTGAAGCATTCTTTTGAGAGAGACCTTCCAAGGTGGAGACTTTCCTCAACCACTGAGTTGTATGATGCGTCCGCCTATCGCATAATGATCTATGATATGGGTATCTCTATCCCCGAAGATACAAAGGAGGATATTAAGGAATGGATTCACGAAGTACGTTCAAATCCTGAACTCCTGAAATCCTCTTATAACGACTTCAAAAAAGGAAGCTATTTAGTTTAG
- the LOC125313463 gene encoding uncharacterized protein LOC125313463 isoform X1, producing the protein MFQKFPPFVKIWKSVIFWLPIPIALCGVFLTCDVFLRRSYCDAAEPWQLGSQDAATPMMQGIIHLPGDITCISFSLVLRFFLPFFLTLCQWRFYYFPQTGFGKSTTTLEIIGTIFTRIFLVLMLIRNSHEVTHCAGSWEASSANHNVPPGGEGTSGANSGWTSILGSSSGANSGWTSILGSSAGENSEPSVNQPTPTCSSNQNMASPSSAPIEQPAPQHTPFPFLQEEGERGDLLRSLHRLVASQLKHSFERDLPRWRLSSTTELYDASAYRIMIYDMGISIPEDTKEDIKEWIHEVRSNPELLKSSYNDFKKGSYLV; encoded by the exons atgtttcaaaaatttccaccttttgtcaaaatttggaaaagtgTCATTTTCTGGTTACCAATTCCAATTGCTCTTTGTGGGGTATTCCTCACTTGTGATGTATTCCTCAGAAGGAGCTATTGTGATGCAGCGGAACCATGGCAATTAGGATCTCAAGACGCAGCAACACCTATGATGCAAGGAATTATACACTTGCCGGGCGATATAACATGTATCTCTTTTTCTCTGGTTCTACGTTTCTTCCTGCCTTTCTTTCTTACTTTATGTCAGTGGAGGTTCTACTATTTTCCGCAAACAGGGTTTGGCAAGAGCACAACTACTCTCGAGATTATCGGGACCATATTTACTCGTATCTTTCTGGTGCTGATGCTAATACGCAATTCCCATGAAGTAACTCACTGCGCCGGCTCCTGGGAAGCTTCTTCGGCTAATCACAATGTTCCCCCTGGCGGTGAGGGTACTTCTGGGGCCAACTCCGGCTGGACATCCATCCTAGGGAGCAGCTCTGGGGCCAACTCCGGCTGGAC ATCTATCCTAGGGAGCAGCGCTGGGGAAAACTCCGAACCCAGCGTGAATCAGCCAACGCCAACTTGCTCTTCAAATCAAAACATGGCTAGCCCGTCGTCTGCTCCAATTGAACAACCGGCCCCACAGCATACACCTTTCCCCTTCCTTCAAGAAGAGGGGGAGCGGGGGGATCTTCTCAGGTCTCTTCATAGGCTCGTAGCGTCTCAATTGAAGCATTCTTTTGAGAGAGACCTTCCAAGGTGGAGACTTTCCTCAACCACTGAGTTGTATGATGCGTCCGCCTATCGCATAATGATCTATGATATGGGTATCTCTATCCCCGAAGATACAAAGGAGGATATTAAGGAATGGATTCACGAAGTACGTTCAAATCCTGAACTCCTGAAATCCTCTTATAACGACTTCAAAAAAGGAAGCTATTTAGTTTAG
- the LOC115733732 gene encoding NADH-ubiquinone oxidoreductase chain 1 — MAFVQRRKGPDVVGSFGLLQPLADGSKLILKEPISPSSANFSLFRMAPVATFMLSLVAWAVVPFDYGMVLSDLNIGLLYLFAISSLGVYGIITAGRSSN; from the coding sequence ATGGCTTTTGTGCAACGTCGAAAGGGTCCTGATGTAGTGGGATCGTTCGGATTGTTACAACCTCTAGCAGATGGTTCGAAATTGATTCTAAAAGAACCTATTTCACCAAGTAGTGctaatttctccctttttcgaATGGCTCCAGTGGCTACATTTATGTTAAGTCTGGTCGCTTGGGCCGTTGTACCTTTTGATTATGGTATGGTATTGTCAGATCTGAACATAGGGCTACTTTATTTGTTTGCCATATCTTCGCTAGGTGTTTATGGAATTATTACAGCAGGTCGGTCTAGTAATTAG
- the LOC125313465 gene encoding uncharacterized protein LOC125313465, whose translation MEIIEAMRALICSKDKAEQGQGYTEGWVGYLLLCAFLLRTFWYVLPPNYRSDPPDEKVNSALLLSRRTYPPRDSWNFSPPFGYAGTISPLTTNQQTSSGWVLPGGSEQEGSPRRRFSSWAAVSRSRGRSAPCPRRWVICSQKMLLQSDLAGERSQFAAENKTASERTFVRFFSTKHGSLRITVGRWLPKETPIRSSPRLGGIYLIPITRRGSP comes from the exons ATGGAGATTATAGAAGCTATGCGAGCTCTTATTTGCTCAAAAGACAAGGCAGAACAAGGCCAAG GTTATACAGAAGGGTGGGTTGGTTATCTACTCTTATGCGCCTTCCTTCTTCGAACCTTTTGGTATGTATTGCCCCCTAACTATAGATCAGATCCACCGGACGAGAAAGTCAATTCCGCACTGCTGCTGAGTCGTCGGACTTATCCACCAAGGGATTCGTGGAATTTCT CGCCCCCTTTTGGGTATGCAGGTACTATTAGTCCTCTCACTACCAACCAGCAGACATCATCTGGCTGGGTCTTGCCG GGGGGATCGGAGCAAGAGGGAAGTCCTAGACGACGTTTTTCTTCCTGGGCTGCAGTAAGTAGATCGAGAGGTCGTTCCGCCCCTTGTCCCCGAAGATGGGTAATCTGTTCTCAAAAAATGTTGCTCCAATCTGACCTAGCTGGCGAGCGATCCCAGTTCGCGGCAGAGAACAAGACAGCAAGCGAGCGTACCTTTGTTCGCTTCTTCTCCACCAAGCACGGAAGTTTAAGGATAACTGTAGGTCGGTGGCTACCTAAGGAAACTCCGATTCGATCTTCCCCCCGGCTGGGAGGCATCTACCTGATCCCGATCACAAGGAGAGGTTCACCATGA